The Coffea arabica cultivar ET-39 chromosome 4e, Coffea Arabica ET-39 HiFi, whole genome shotgun sequence genome includes a window with the following:
- the LOC113742903 gene encoding protein REVEILLE 7-like isoform X1 — MVAEAPDLIEGTSHDVSLGMRAHLETTAAQTQALTEMGNGYAPKVRKPYTIKKQREKWTEEEHQRFLEALKLYGRAWRQIEEHVGTKTAIQIRSHAQKFFAKVARDSNECEGSLNPIEIPPPRPKKKPAHPYPRKVTDVTKAMLDDPHQPEQAPPFKRSGEERNSRSPTSVLSALGSDTSGSPFSEPQRSHLSPVSYTTDDAHSAIVQLTENDNECMTSDSSVEEEKEYGDAILLAASATQDDESAMELDLLTLGRACPAEDPAFEQAPATIKLFGRMVEIKENQKLSSSAPENSELSPSHSMKEKLDIRNGRHMIGSAENTIDSQVNLSLVPSCITPVACLVPQYAVSEDFGQLGSIPHMIPMWTWSHGPLLPNLSLSNQTAIENSVNNPYKGAVENEEPQREGSLTDSNSGLVTAAKSGQKIFDAIQSKNLANVERQRSTKGFVPYKRCLAERDATSSLVAAEEREGQRARICS, encoded by the exons atggtggcTGAGGCTCCT GATCTAATTGAAGGCACTAGCCATGATGTATCTTTGGGTATGCGGGCTCATTTGGAAACTACAGCAGCTCAAACTCAGGCCTTAACTGAAATGGGAAATGGATATGCACCAAAG GTGAGGAAGCCATATACCAtcaaaaaacaaagagaaaaatggaCAGAGGAAGAACACCAGAGGTTTCTTGAAGCTCTAAAGCTGTATGGTCGTGCTTGGCGCCAAATAGAAG AACATGTAGGCACAAAAACTGCTATTCAGATTCGTAGCCATGCTCAGAAGTTTTTTGCCAAG GTTGCACGTGATTCTAATGAATGTGAGGGTTCCCTTAATCCAATTGAAATCCCTCCTCCTCGGCCCAAGAAGAAACCTGCTCATCCTTACCCTCGTAAAGTGACGGACGTTACTAAAGCAATGCTAGATGATCCACATCAACCTGAACAAGCCCCTCCATTCAAGAGGTCAGGCGAAGAAAGGAACAGTAGGTCACCTACTTCAGTTCTGTCTGCACTTGGATCGGATACAAGTGGATCTCCATTTTCTGAGCCGCAAAGGTCTCACCTTTCGCCAGTGTCGTATACTACTGATGATGCACACTCTGCTATTGTTCAGTTAACTGAAAATGATAATGAATGCATGACATCTGACTCATCTGTTGAGGAAGAGAAAGAATATGGTGATGCAATTCTGTTGGCTGCTTCTGCAACCCAGGATGATGAATCAGCAATG GAACTCGATTTGCTGACACTTGGTAGAGCGTGTCCTGCTGAAGATCCTGCTTTTGAACAAGCTCCGGCCACAATTAAGTTGTTTGGAAGAATGGTAGAGATTAAAGAGAATCAAAAGTTGTCTTCATCAGCACCTGAGAATTCTGAACTATCCCCTTCCCACTCCATGAAAGAGAAATTAGACATTAGAAATGGCCGCCATATGATAGGTTCTGCAGAAAATACTATAGATTCACAGGTTAATTTGTCATTGGTTCCGAGCTGCATTACCCCAGTGGCTTGCTTAGTACCACAGTATGCAGTAAGTGAGGATTTTGGACAACTGGGTTCCATTCCCCATATGATACCGATGTGGACTTGGTCTCATGGTCCACTGTTGCCAAATCTTTCTTTGAGCAACCAAACAGCTATAGAGAATTCTGTGAATAATCCATATAAAGGGGCTGTTGAGAATGAAGAACCTCAAAGGGAAGGATCCTTAACTGATTCAAACAGTGGGTTGGTTACTGCAGCCAAGAGCGGGCAGAAAATTTTTGATGCTATTCAGTCTAAAAATTTAGCTAATGTTGAGAGACAGAGGTCTACCAAAGGGTTTGTGCCATACAAAAGGTGTTTGGCAGAGAGAGATGCAACATCATCTCTTGTTGCAGCTGAGGAGCGGGAGGGCCAAAGAGCCCGTATTTGTTCATAG
- the LOC113742903 gene encoding protein REVEILLE 7-like isoform X2: MRAHLETTAAQTQALTEMGNGYAPKVRKPYTIKKQREKWTEEEHQRFLEALKLYGRAWRQIEEHVGTKTAIQIRSHAQKFFAKVARDSNECEGSLNPIEIPPPRPKKKPAHPYPRKVTDVTKAMLDDPHQPEQAPPFKRSGEERNSRSPTSVLSALGSDTSGSPFSEPQRSHLSPVSYTTDDAHSAIVQLTENDNECMTSDSSVEEEKEYGDAILLAASATQDDESAMELDLLTLGRACPAEDPAFEQAPATIKLFGRMVEIKENQKLSSSAPENSELSPSHSMKEKLDIRNGRHMIGSAENTIDSQVNLSLVPSCITPVACLVPQYAVSEDFGQLGSIPHMIPMWTWSHGPLLPNLSLSNQTAIENSVNNPYKGAVENEEPQREGSLTDSNSGLVTAAKSGQKIFDAIQSKNLANVERQRSTKGFVPYKRCLAERDATSSLVAAEEREGQRARICS, translated from the exons ATGCGGGCTCATTTGGAAACTACAGCAGCTCAAACTCAGGCCTTAACTGAAATGGGAAATGGATATGCACCAAAG GTGAGGAAGCCATATACCAtcaaaaaacaaagagaaaaatggaCAGAGGAAGAACACCAGAGGTTTCTTGAAGCTCTAAAGCTGTATGGTCGTGCTTGGCGCCAAATAGAAG AACATGTAGGCACAAAAACTGCTATTCAGATTCGTAGCCATGCTCAGAAGTTTTTTGCCAAG GTTGCACGTGATTCTAATGAATGTGAGGGTTCCCTTAATCCAATTGAAATCCCTCCTCCTCGGCCCAAGAAGAAACCTGCTCATCCTTACCCTCGTAAAGTGACGGACGTTACTAAAGCAATGCTAGATGATCCACATCAACCTGAACAAGCCCCTCCATTCAAGAGGTCAGGCGAAGAAAGGAACAGTAGGTCACCTACTTCAGTTCTGTCTGCACTTGGATCGGATACAAGTGGATCTCCATTTTCTGAGCCGCAAAGGTCTCACCTTTCGCCAGTGTCGTATACTACTGATGATGCACACTCTGCTATTGTTCAGTTAACTGAAAATGATAATGAATGCATGACATCTGACTCATCTGTTGAGGAAGAGAAAGAATATGGTGATGCAATTCTGTTGGCTGCTTCTGCAACCCAGGATGATGAATCAGCAATG GAACTCGATTTGCTGACACTTGGTAGAGCGTGTCCTGCTGAAGATCCTGCTTTTGAACAAGCTCCGGCCACAATTAAGTTGTTTGGAAGAATGGTAGAGATTAAAGAGAATCAAAAGTTGTCTTCATCAGCACCTGAGAATTCTGAACTATCCCCTTCCCACTCCATGAAAGAGAAATTAGACATTAGAAATGGCCGCCATATGATAGGTTCTGCAGAAAATACTATAGATTCACAGGTTAATTTGTCATTGGTTCCGAGCTGCATTACCCCAGTGGCTTGCTTAGTACCACAGTATGCAGTAAGTGAGGATTTTGGACAACTGGGTTCCATTCCCCATATGATACCGATGTGGACTTGGTCTCATGGTCCACTGTTGCCAAATCTTTCTTTGAGCAACCAAACAGCTATAGAGAATTCTGTGAATAATCCATATAAAGGGGCTGTTGAGAATGAAGAACCTCAAAGGGAAGGATCCTTAACTGATTCAAACAGTGGGTTGGTTACTGCAGCCAAGAGCGGGCAGAAAATTTTTGATGCTATTCAGTCTAAAAATTTAGCTAATGTTGAGAGACAGAGGTCTACCAAAGGGTTTGTGCCATACAAAAGGTGTTTGGCAGAGAGAGATGCAACATCATCTCTTGTTGCAGCTGAGGAGCGGGAGGGCCAAAGAGCCCGTATTTGTTCATAG
- the LOC113742134 gene encoding uncharacterized protein, giving the protein MAAAAATSTITRVPVAACSSISFSETKRRIQPTRLTTTDRTRLPAQRFSRTRICHFTTVSCLPPAPLPLSKTHFNPSTRLFVSGLSFRTTEESLTNAFKAFGELLEVNLVMDKIANRPRGFAFIRYATQEESQKAIEGMHGKDYVCLLLGLHLLALQRNLRER; this is encoded by the exons atggcagcagcagcagcaacatcAACCATCACCAGAGTGCCCGTAGCCGCTTGTAGTAGCATTTCTTTTTCTGAAACGAAAAGACGAATTCAACCTACTCGACTGACAACTACCGATAGAACAAGACTCCCAGCACAGCGATTCTCTCGAACCCGGATATGTCATTTCACGACAGTATCGTGTCTCCCTCCTGCGCCGCTGCCGTTGTCCAAAACCCATTTCAATCCCTCCACCAGGCTCTTTGTCAGCG GGCTGTCGTTTCGTACCACAGAGGAGAGCTTGACAAATGCCTTCAAAGCTTTTGGCGAGCTCTTAGAAG tgAACTTGGTAATGGATAAAATCGCTAATCGACCGAGAGGTTTTGCATTCATTCGCTATGCTACGCAGGAGGAATCTCAGAAAGCCATTGAGGGGATGCATGGCAAG GATTATGTCTGCTTACTCCTTGGATTGCATCTGCTGGCACTACAACGGAATCTCCGAGAGAGGTGA
- the LOC113740671 gene encoding protein BCCIP homolog isoform X1 — protein MSLKVALILQKMPRKPRRRRQRPVSFSPFGRSMAFLYPTKKMKHQILDSVIKDMSAPSTSDVEISANGVVKDGTFQNHGETSDSSDDGEFDGVVQADFSFFDPKPDDFNGVKVLLQTYMDDKLWDLSGFVDLILGQTTVGTVVKIEDDEDEGVYAFVTALNMGRYKDHKCMIELKEFLLKSCKEDSVSNLRSLLGEKAQDVGLLVSQRVVNLPPQLLPPLYDALFDEVSWATEDEPTEELQKSFCFKSYLMISKIYKHKNANKKMGKSGDREEDIIYSKPEDELFDQLSSWSFSFPLHTQQVTANELKDYRPMGLVMAVDASKVGIFRKQLHSLIDES, from the exons ATGAGCTTAAAAGTTGCGTTGATTTTGCAGAAAATGCCACGAAAACCCAGGAGGCGCCGGCAACGACCCGTGAGTTTTTCTCCATTTGGTCGCTCAATGGCTTTTCTTTACCCTACCAAAAAGATGAAGCACCAAATTTTGGACTCTGTTATTAAAGACATGTCTGCTCCCAGCACTTCAG ACGTGGAAATTTCAGCTAATGGGGTGGTAAAGGATGGTACATTTCAGAATCATGGCGAAACCTCAGATTCTTCGGATGATGGAGAGTTTGAT GGAGTTGTCCAGGCAGATTTTTCATTCTTTGATCCAAAACCTGATGATTTCAATGGAGTGAAAGTCCTCCTTCAAACCTACATGGATGATAAGCTATGGGATTTAAGTGGCTTTGTAGATTTGATATTGGGACAAACTACCGTCGGGACAGTTGTCAAGATAgaggatgatgaagatgaaggaGTTTATGCTTTTGTTACTGCTCTTAATATGGGAAGATACAAG GATCATAAATGTATGATCGAGCTGAAGGAATTTTTGCTTAAGTCATGCAAAGAGGATTCGGTCTCTAATTTGAGGTCTCTTTTGGGAGAGAAGGCACAAGATGTCGGACTATTGGTATCCCAACGTGTAGTTAATCTTCCTCCTCAGCTTTTGCCTCCCCTTTATGATGCTTTATTTGATGAAGTCTCATGGGCAACAGAAGATGAG CCAACAGAGGAGCTCCAAAAATCCTTTTGTTTTAAGTCTTACCTAATGATCAGCAAAATCTACAAG CATAAGAATGCAAACAAGAAAATGGGGAAGAGTGGAGATAGGGAAGAAGATATAATATATAGCAAGCCAGAAGATGAACTTTTTGATCAG CTGAGCTCCTGGTCCTTCAGTTTCCCGTTACACACTCAGCAGGTGACAGCTAATGAG CTAAAAGATTACCGCCCTATGGGTTTAGTCATGGCTGTTGATGCAAGTAAAGTTGGCATATTCCGGAAGCAGTTGCATTCTTTGATTGACGAATCATGA
- the LOC113740671 gene encoding protein BCCIP homolog isoform X2, translating into MPRKPRRRRQRPVSFSPFGRSMAFLYPTKKMKHQILDSVIKDMSAPSTSDVEISANGVVKDGTFQNHGETSDSSDDGEFDGVVQADFSFFDPKPDDFNGVKVLLQTYMDDKLWDLSGFVDLILGQTTVGTVVKIEDDEDEGVYAFVTALNMGRYKDHKCMIELKEFLLKSCKEDSVSNLRSLLGEKAQDVGLLVSQRVVNLPPQLLPPLYDALFDEVSWATEDEPTEELQKSFCFKSYLMISKIYKHKNANKKMGKSGDREEDIIYSKPEDELFDQLSSWSFSFPLHTQQVTANELKDYRPMGLVMAVDASKVGIFRKQLHSLIDES; encoded by the exons ATGCCACGAAAACCCAGGAGGCGCCGGCAACGACCCGTGAGTTTTTCTCCATTTGGTCGCTCAATGGCTTTTCTTTACCCTACCAAAAAGATGAAGCACCAAATTTTGGACTCTGTTATTAAAGACATGTCTGCTCCCAGCACTTCAG ACGTGGAAATTTCAGCTAATGGGGTGGTAAAGGATGGTACATTTCAGAATCATGGCGAAACCTCAGATTCTTCGGATGATGGAGAGTTTGAT GGAGTTGTCCAGGCAGATTTTTCATTCTTTGATCCAAAACCTGATGATTTCAATGGAGTGAAAGTCCTCCTTCAAACCTACATGGATGATAAGCTATGGGATTTAAGTGGCTTTGTAGATTTGATATTGGGACAAACTACCGTCGGGACAGTTGTCAAGATAgaggatgatgaagatgaaggaGTTTATGCTTTTGTTACTGCTCTTAATATGGGAAGATACAAG GATCATAAATGTATGATCGAGCTGAAGGAATTTTTGCTTAAGTCATGCAAAGAGGATTCGGTCTCTAATTTGAGGTCTCTTTTGGGAGAGAAGGCACAAGATGTCGGACTATTGGTATCCCAACGTGTAGTTAATCTTCCTCCTCAGCTTTTGCCTCCCCTTTATGATGCTTTATTTGATGAAGTCTCATGGGCAACAGAAGATGAG CCAACAGAGGAGCTCCAAAAATCCTTTTGTTTTAAGTCTTACCTAATGATCAGCAAAATCTACAAG CATAAGAATGCAAACAAGAAAATGGGGAAGAGTGGAGATAGGGAAGAAGATATAATATATAGCAAGCCAGAAGATGAACTTTTTGATCAG CTGAGCTCCTGGTCCTTCAGTTTCCCGTTACACACTCAGCAGGTGACAGCTAATGAG CTAAAAGATTACCGCCCTATGGGTTTAGTCATGGCTGTTGATGCAAGTAAAGTTGGCATATTCCGGAAGCAGTTGCATTCTTTGATTGACGAATCATGA